In Alteribacillus bidgolensis, a genomic segment contains:
- the gnd gene encoding phosphogluconate dehydrogenase (NAD(+)-dependent, decarboxylating), with product MQVGLIGLGKMGLNIGQNLLDHGHEVVAYDINLNTVEEIKKYGAKGTTDLLKLIHSLEKPRVLWMMIPHSNVDSVINEITPFLNSGDIVIEAGNSHYKESIRRYNQLKEFGISFMDAGTSGGVEGARHGACYMIGGDPEAWNIVKPVFEDTAVEKGYLYAGPIGSGHFLKMVHNGIEYGMMAAIGEGFELLEKSEFDYDYENVARVWNNGSVIRSWLMDLTEQAFSKDANLEEIKGIMHSSGEGKWTVETALELQTAAPIIAMSLMMRYRSTEEDTFTGKVVAALRNEFGGHSVEKMTTS from the coding sequence ATGCAAGTGGGATTAATTGGTTTAGGAAAAATGGGATTAAATATAGGTCAAAACCTACTTGACCATGGTCATGAAGTAGTGGCATACGATATAAATCTAAATACAGTTGAAGAAATTAAAAAATACGGGGCTAAAGGTACAACAGATTTGTTAAAGCTGATCCATTCCTTAGAAAAGCCGAGAGTTCTTTGGATGATGATTCCCCATTCCAATGTTGATTCAGTAATTAATGAGATAACACCATTCTTAAATAGCGGTGATATTGTAATTGAAGCCGGAAATTCCCACTATAAGGAATCCATACGTCGATATAATCAACTAAAAGAGTTTGGGATAAGCTTTATGGATGCAGGTACTTCTGGTGGGGTAGAAGGGGCTCGTCATGGAGCTTGTTATATGATTGGAGGAGACCCAGAAGCTTGGAATATAGTAAAGCCTGTATTTGAAGATACAGCTGTAGAAAAAGGATATTTATATGCAGGTCCAATAGGCAGTGGTCATTTTCTAAAAATGGTACACAATGGAATCGAATATGGAATGATGGCGGCTATTGGTGAAGGATTTGAATTACTAGAAAAAAGCGAATTTGATTATGACTACGAAAATGTTGCAAGAGTATGGAATAATGGTTCCGTTATTCGTTCATGGCTTATGGATTTAACCGAACAGGCATTTTCTAAAGATGCAAATTTAGAAGAAATTAAGGGGATTATGCATTCTTCAGGAGAAGGGAAATGGACAGTCGAAACGGCTTTGGAACTACAAACTGCTGCTCCTATTATCGCAATGTCCTTAATGATGCGTTATCGTTCAACTGAAGAAGATACCTTTACAGGTAAAGTAGTAGCAGCTCTTCGTAACGAATTTGGAGGGCATTCAGTGGAAAAAATGACAACCTCATAA